The genomic segment GGGTGGACAGGCCGATGGTGGCGACCGCGCGGGCGATGCCGGCGCCCAGGCAGAAGTGCGGGCCCAGGCCGAAGGACAGGTGGTCCTTGTCTTCGCGGGTGATGTCGAAGACGTCGGCGCTGTCGCCGTGCACGGCGGGGTCGCGGCCGATGGCGCTGTAGTTCACCAGGAGGGCGTCGCCCTTCGGGATGGTGACGCCGTCCAGTTCGATGTCTTCGACGGCGTAGCGCAGCGGCAGGTGGGCCAGGGGGGACTCCACGCGCAGCGTCTCGTCGATCACCGCGTCCCACGAGAGTTCGCCGCTGGTGACCAGGTTCAGCTGGTCCCGGTGGGTGAGCAGCGCGGTGATCGCGTTGTCGAAGAAGTTGATGGTGGTCTCCGAACCGGCACCCAGGATGGCGAAGATGGTGTCGGTCAGCTCCTCCTCGGACAGGCGCGTGCCGTCCTCGTCGCGCGAGGCGATCAGGTCGCTGGTGATGTCCTCACCGGGGTTCGCGCGCTTCTCGGCGATCAGTTCCGCCATCGCGCCACGCCAGCCGCCGAGGATCGCCTGAGCTTGTTCCGGGGTGACGGTGGTGTCCACCATCATGTCGATCACCTTGGCGGTGCTCTGCCGCGCGGCCTCGCCCATGCCGATCAGGTCGGCGACCAGCATCGCGGGCAGCGGGTAGGCGAAGCGCTCGCGCAGGTCCACGACCTCACCCGCGGGCACCTGCTCCAGCGCGCCGATCAGCATCTCGGTCAGCTCGACGATGCGCGGCTTGATCGCCTCGGTGCGGCGGCGGGTGAACGCCTTGCCGACCAGGCGGCGCAGCCGCACGTGGTCCTTGCCGTAGGAGGTCACCATGTTGTCCATGGCGATCCAGCTGATCATTTCCCAGTCACGCGGGATGTCGCCGTTGATGAACGCGGGCCAGTGGTTGCGCGCGCTCTTGGTCACCCGCGGGTCGGTGAGCACCTGCTTGATCGCGGCGTAGCTGTTGAGCGACCACACGACCACACCGCCGGGCAGTTCCACCTGGACGGCCGCGCCCTGCTTGCGCAGGCCGTCGGCTTCGGCGTGGATGTCCCGGCCGGTGGTGTCGAGGGCGTAGGGGCAGCGTTTCTCCATCATTTTCTCCCGAATCGTGCCAAAGGCCCCCGGAATGCCGTCGGGGCTGTAGCCACAGCGGATGCTACGGCCGGGAATTCGGCCGGAGAAGGCATTCGGAGCAATTCGGCAATGGAGAAGATGGGACATTCTCCGCTATTGCCGGGGTGCGCCCGCGGGATTGACCGGGGTAGTGGCGCGGTGATTCACTCGCGATTCGCGTGACCGGGTCCCCGCGCGGGCGTGAAGATCGCATAGCGGGAGCGGGAAGAAGCTCGCTCGAGTACCGCTGACCTGCGCGAAGGCCTCGAAGCGCTGGGCACAATGGGAGAAGACGCCGCCGAACCGCCCCTGCATGCTGGAACCCGATCGTGTGAACCTCGCGGTGAGACGAAAAAGGACTGATGGGGAGTGCGGCGTGAGTGTTGAGCGGATTTCGATTGTCGGCATCGGTCTCAGCTACCCCGACGCCAGTTCTCCGGACGAGCTCTGGGAGAACGTGCTGGCGGGGCGGCGGGCATTCCGCCGGCTACCCGACGAGCGGATGAACCGCGAGGACTACTACTCGCCCGACCCCGAGGCGCCGGACCGGTTCTACGCGGAGAAGGCCGCCGTGCTGCGGGACTTCGAGTTCGACCGGGTCAAGTACAAGGTGGCGGGCAGCACCTTCCGCACCACCGACATGACCCACTGGCTGGCGCTGGACGTGGCCGCCAGGGCGCTGGCCGACGCCGGGTTCCCCGAAGGTGAGGGCCTGCCGAAGCTGAGCACCGGCGTGGTGCTGGGCAACAGCCTCACCGGCGAGTTCTCCCGCGCCAACATCATGCGCCTGCGGTGGCCGTACGTCCGCCGCACGGTCGCCGCCGCGCTGGCCGAGAAGGGCTGGGGCGAAGAGGACATCGCCACCTTCCTGGGTGAGCTGGAAGTCCAGTACAAGGCGCCGTTCCCCGAGATCAACGAGGACAGCCTGGCCGGTGGCCTGGCCAACACCATCGCCGGGCGCATCTGCAACTACTTCGACCTCGGCGGCGGCGGGTTCACCGTGGACGGCGCCTGCTCGTCCTCGCTGCTGTCCATCGTCACCGCGGCCAACGCGCTCGTCGAACGCGACGTGGACGTGGCTCTCGCCGGTGGTGTGGACCTCTCGATCGACCCCTTCGAGGTGATCGGCTTCGCCAAGACCGGCGCGCTGGCCACCGGCGAGATGAAGGTCTACGACGCCGACTCCAACGGGTTCTGGCCCGGTGAGGGCTCCGGCATGGTCGTGCTGATGCGCGAGGAGGACGCGATCGCCCGCGGCGCCCGCATCTACGCGACGCTGGCCGGCTGGGGCGTTTCCTCCGACGGCAAGGGCGGCATCACCCGTCCCGAGGCCGCCGGTCACCGCCTCGCCCTGACCCGCGCCTACAACCGCGCCGGGTACGGCGTGGAGTCCGTGTCCTACTTCGAGGGCCACGGCACCGGCACCGCGCTCGGCGACGAGACCGAGATCATCGCGCTGTCCGGCGCCCGCCGCGACGCCGACCCGTCGGCCGAGAAGGCCGCGCTCGGCACCATCAAGGGCAACTTCGGCCACACCAAGGCCGCCGCCGGGATCGCCGGG from the Amycolatopsis magusensis genome contains:
- a CDS encoding cytochrome P450 family protein, which gives rise to MEKRCPYALDTTGRDIHAEADGLRKQGAAVQVELPGGVVVWSLNSYAAIKQVLTDPRVTKSARNHWPAFINGDIPRDWEMISWIAMDNMVTSYGKDHVRLRRLVGKAFTRRRTEAIKPRIVELTEMLIGALEQVPAGEVVDLRERFAYPLPAMLVADLIGMGEAARQSTAKVIDMMVDTTVTPEQAQAILGGWRGAMAELIAEKRANPGEDITSDLIASRDEDGTRLSEEELTDTIFAILGAGSETTINFFDNAITALLTHRDQLNLVTSGELSWDAVIDETLRVESPLAHLPLRYAVEDIELDGVTIPKGDALLVNYSAIGRDPAVHGDSADVFDITREDKDHLSFGLGPHFCLGAGIARAVATIGLSTLFERFPNLDLAVSRSDLEPLPTFIMNGHRSLPVTLKPAA